A single Euwallacea similis isolate ESF13 chromosome 1, ESF131.1, whole genome shotgun sequence DNA region contains:
- the LOC136411116 gene encoding uncharacterized protein, producing the protein MVEDTDTLTCRDGLAYVIGSSAGPTQTIRSNSRDHSPTQSGSITTTQYTVTGSWSAWWSHWWDQKNCKWMERMEKGRSNFDQQSMEEQNGKWNKKTIRKRRSLHYIGPPNRRRHGCHRLLVIRQLLVSGSGHWINDCGLTTVQRSSRWRATRSTRRRRCGGGRIFRRGRGKFVSWGPIFKSRERLASRRGIRKRCPESLTPCSLRKERWCNYG; encoded by the exons ATGGTGGAGGACACTGATACATTGACGTGCAGGGATGGGCTGGCTTATGTTATTGGCAGTAGCGCTGGCCCTACTCAAACTATTAG GAGTAACTCAAGGGACCACAGCCCAACCCAATCAGGCTCAATTACCACAACTCAGTACACCGTCACCGGTTCCTGGAGTGCCTGGTGGAGCCATTGGTGGGATCAGAAGAACTGTAAGTGGATGGAGAGAATGGAGAAGGGCAGATCCAACTTTGATCAACAGTCTATGGAGGAGCAAAATGGGAAATGGAATAAGAAAACAATTAG GAAACGCAGAAGTTTACATTATATTGGCCCTCCTAATCGGCGTCGTCACGGTTGTCATAGGCTGCTGGTTATCCGACAACTGTTGGTCTCCGGATCCGGACACTGGATTAATGACTGTGGCCTGACCACAGTCCAGAGGTCCTCCAGGTGGAGGGCCACGAGATCCACGCGACGGAGGCGTTGTGGTGGTGGACGTATCTTCCGGAGAGGACGAGGAAAATTCGTCTCCTGGGGGCCGATCTTCAAGTCCAGAGAGCGATTGGCCTCTCGTAGAG GTATCCGAAAGAGATGTCCTGAATCCCTGACACCATGTTCTCTGCGAAAAGAACGGTGGTGTAATTATGGGTGA